The following coding sequences are from one Lolium rigidum isolate FL_2022 chromosome 6, APGP_CSIRO_Lrig_0.1, whole genome shotgun sequence window:
- the LOC124667373 gene encoding probable U3 small nucleolar RNA-associated protein 7 produces the protein MGIAKEEDPKGIKNHQDAVEVMEMKVVKFSRGKAANLANLHDKKLKGQLTGKEKLIGLSAKAAAQTEKWFLPIEGGYLEPEGFEKTYRYDQQSIVQEVDISSSQKPFDMILPVLGPYTLEYTSNGRYMIVGGRKGHIAMMDMLNMDLIKEFQVRETVHDVAFLHNEQLFAVAQKKYPYIYNRHGTEIHCLKEHGKSLKLQFLDKYFLLASINSFGQLHYQDMSTGEMIANYRTGLGRTDVMRVNPYNAVIGLGHAGGKVTMWKPTSVKPLVTMLCHNGPVTAVAFDRGGHLMATAGVDRKIKIWDLRKYEVVHSYAARAHSLDFSQKGLLAASNGSLVEIYRDCGGQDYKIYMKHRIVKGYQAGKVLFRPYEDICGIGHSMGLSAIIVPGSGEANFDTFVENPVETAKQRREREVQALLSKLQPETIMLNPNMIGSVRQPKKKEKKTKKEIEEEIEDAVEAAKNTRVKKKTKGRSKPSKRAKKMEEVVLRAKRPLLDQYKETEGQPDKKQRVGEKTELLKALQRFAKKGQS, from the exons ATGGGAATCGCTAAGGAAGAAGATCCCAAGGGGATAAAGAACCACCAAGACGCAGTCGAAGTAATGGAGATGAAGGTGGTCAAGTTCTCGCGTGGAAAGGCTGCTAACTTGGCG AATTTACATGATAAGAAATTGAAAGGACAGCTTACTGGAAAGGAGAAGCTGATTGGACTATCTGCCAAAGCTGCCGCACAGACTGAAAAG TGGTTTCTGCCTATCGAGGGGGGCTACTTAGAGCCTGAAGGTTTCGAAAAGACATATAGATATGACCAACAATCTATTGTTCAGGAAGTGGACATTTCGAGTTCACAAAAACCATTTGATATGATCCTACCTG TTCTTGGTCCTTATACACTTGAATACACATCAAATGGCCGCTACATGATAGTAGGGGGACGAAAAGGTCATATTGCTATGATGGATATGTTGAATATGGATCTCATCAAGGAGTTTCAG GTGAGGGAAACTGTGCATGAtgtggcattcttacacaacgagcaactctttgcagtcgctCAGAAAAA GTATCCGTACATATATAATCGTCACGGCACAGAAATTCATTGTCTAAAG GAACATGGTAAATCGCTGAAACTTCAGTTTCTGGACAAATACTTTCTCTTGGCATCTATAAACAGCTTTGGGCAGCTTCACTACCAAGATATGAGTACTGGTGAGATGATTGCAAACTACAGGACAGGTCTTGGGCGTACGGATGTTATGCGGGTAAATCCCTACAATGCTGTCATTGGCCTTGGACATGCTGGTGGCAAAGTTACCATGTGGAAGCCAACCAGTGTGAAACCACTAGTGACAATGCTTTGCCACAATGGCCCCGTGACTGCTGTTGCATTTGACAGGGGCGGTCACCTCATGGCAACTGCAGGTGTTGACAGGAAGATTAAGATCTGGGATCTGAGGAAGTATGAGGTTGTGCACTCGTACGCTGCACGTGCTCATTCCTTAGATTTCAGCCAGAAGGGGTTGCTGGCCGCCAGTAACGGGTCTCTAGTAGAGATATACAGGGATTGTGGTGGCCAGGATTATAAGATCTATATGAAGCATAGAATAGTAAAGGGATATCAGGCAGGCAAGGTTTTGTTCCGCCCTTACGAGGATATCTGTGGGATTGGACACTCCATGGGTCTCTCTGCCATTATAGTTCCTGGATCAGGTGAGGCGAACTTTGACACGTTTGTTGAGAATCCTGTGGAGACTGCCAAGCAAAGGAGGGAGAGGGAGGTGCAGGCCCTCCTTAGTAAGCTTCAGCCGGAGACTATCATGCTCAACCCAAATATGATTGGTAGTGTGAGGCAGccaaagaagaaagagaagaagaccaAGAAGGAGATTGAAGAGGAGATCGAAGATGCTGTGGAGGCTGCCAAAAACACGAGggtgaagaagaagaccaagggTAGGAGCAAGCCCAGCAAGCGGGCCAAGAAGATGGAAGAAGTGGTCCTGAGGGCCAAGAGGCCTTTGCTGGACCAGTACAAGGAAACTGAGGGGCAGCCTGACAAGAAGCAACGGGTAGGCGAGAAGACTGAGCTGCTGAAAGCCTTGCAGCGGTTTGCCAAGAAAGGGCAATCATGA